The nucleotide sequence ATATCTAGAACAACCATAGCTTTAGCAGCATTTATTTTATTGCCATTTTATCTCTCTTATTATTTTTATGTTGTACTACCTAATGATATAGCTAATGAAAATACAGAAAAGATAGAAAAAGCAAATAAAATTTATAAGTCAAATAATTCTGAACTTATAAATATCTATAAACCTGGAAGATATGGAACTCATTTGCCATCGCATGAACAATGCTATGGCGATCAGCATATTTATCTTGGATTTTCAAATGGGTCTATAGATGAGGGTATAGATTTACCATGTAGCACTACAAGAGAATTATGTTCAGGTACAAAAAATATGTACAAGGAAGATGTTAATTACGATGATTCCGAAAAACTAGAAGATGTAAAAAGTAGTTGTAAATCAAATGGTTGGTAGAAAGCAAATATTTTCAAGTAGGAAATATTAAAATGAGATAACTTAATTATTAGATAAACAGTTTAATAAGCTAAAGTATTTTATTTTTCTTCAAATAAGTTGCAGCAATTGCAAGTACATCACTTTCATGATTGTATTTAAAGTTGTTTTTAATATTAAAGTAATCACAAACATAATTAACAACTTTATCTTTATCAGTTTTAGTTATTTCTTTTTTAACTTTAGTTGCAGTATAAGAAACTATCTTTATTTTATTAAAAATTGCAAGATAAAGAAGAATACTAATAGCACGATTTACTTTAGCGCCAACTTGATTATTTATAAATTAAAACTTTTGGTTTG is from Tolypothrix sp. NIES-4075 and encodes:
- a CDS encoding crossover junction endodeoxyribonuclease RuvC, producing MNNQVGAKVNRAISILLYLAIFNKIKIVSYTATKVKKEITKTDKDKVVNYVCDYFNIKNNFKYNHESDVLAIAATYLKKNKIL